A genome region from Primulina eburnea isolate SZY01 chromosome 9, ASM2296580v1, whole genome shotgun sequence includes the following:
- the LOC140842025 gene encoding uncharacterized protein, with translation MMIKPETTTTTTTTTVSSAVVACGNCGVEEQRLLHHVRHRGIFRRLCTTCVLRLHAQSFCPTCFQVYPPIPSTDAVINCCKCYSSSHSHCVSSGSTSLPSPYVCPLCTNPNTPIFKLKTAKEANVEFNEGNENFQVIDRDAAKKLLAAAKIASASMNKAVVAAKLEAERRAKEAAFARKRAKEALEHVAHLVMKERLSNKEVAFSGSGAGGVGVSYLGVSGAAGLGGANVKRENNMNVILGNRNGNVGGAVDSLVVTEERIVDTKTNVDEVDNSARVLAALNAVELKENDKISGISAQVVELGAPVNDDHAVMDVDEKARTRVVAGEEVAELMLEGDNGNSETAIFAHVGVDEVDHDMQGDEQEEVNGEVVLVQPMADQMESMENGNCGQQHDNGTPL, from the coding sequence ATGATGATAAAACCGgaaaccaccaccaccaccaccaccaccaccgtcTCTTCCGCCGTTGTAGCATGCGGCAACTGCGGCGTGGAGGAGCAGCGTCTTCTCCACCATGTCCGCCACCGCGGAATCTTCCGCCGTCTCTGCACTACCTGCGTTCTCCGCCTCCATGCACAGTCCTTCTGCCCAACCTGTTTTCAAGTCTACCCGCCAATCCCTTCAACCGACGCCGTCATCAACTGCTGCAAATGCTACTCCTCCTCGCACTCCCATTGTGTTTCATCGGGATCCACGTCCCTTCCCAGCCCGTACGTTTGCCCCCTTTGCACCAACCCTAATACCCcgatttttaaattgaaaacgGCCAAGGAGGCGAATGTTGAATTTAACGAAGGGAATGAGAATTTTCAGGTGATTGATAGAGACGCGGCGAAGAAATTATTGGCTGCTGCTAAAATTGCATCCGCATCGATGAATAAGGCAGTGGTGGCGGCGAAGTTGGAGGCGGAGAGAAGGGCGAAGGAGGCAGCTTTTGCCAGAAAGAGGGCGAAGGAGGCATTGGAACATGTCGCGCATTTGGTCATGAAGGAGAGGTTGAGCAACAAGGAAGTGGCATTTTCTGGGTCGGGGGCTGGTGGAGTTggtgtctcttatttgggtgtTAGTGGTGCTGCCGGTCTTGGCGGTGCTAATGTGAAAAGAGAAAATAATATGAATGTTATTCTTGGTAATAGAAATGGGAATGTGGGTGGTGCTGTGGATTCTTTGGTGGTTACGGAGGAGAGAATTGTTGATACTAAAACGAATGTAGATGAAGTAGATAACTCAGCTCGGGTGTTGGCTGCATTAAATGCGGTTGAACTGAAGGAAAACGATAAGATAAGTGGGATATCAGCACAAGTTGTTGAATTGGGCGCACCTGTAAATGATGATCACGCGGTGATGGATGTGGATGAAAAGGCTAGGACAAGAGTGGTTGCAGGAGAAGAAGTTGCAGAATTGATGTTGGAGGGGGACAATGGCAACAGTGAGACCGCGATATTTGCGCATGTGGGGGTTGATGAAGTTGATCACGATATGCAGGGAGATGAACAAGAGGAAGTGAACGGTGAGGTTGTTTTGGTTCAACCTATGGCAGATCAAATGGAGTCGATGGAGAACGGTAATTGTGGACAGCAACACGACAATGGGACTCCACTATAG
- the LOC140842024 gene encoding uncharacterized protein, which produces MAIKLLPVERISSRVSLNAFLSSISCAIKIQATDENHSNSSTFEAKMQFLKDKLHPDSLISVLDSTPDLNSSVRLFEWAALQKRFHHTARTYQSMILKLGMAGNVEKMEDFCHEMAKEKFPGFADSFLVLIDSFVRNQRLDEALRVLYVMNLGSFKPSIEVFNALMGALVDEKKDFKDVLFVYKEMVKAGVLPNVDTLNYLLEALFEDGKVDTAVDQYVRMHNKGCIPNSRTFEILISGLAATNRVEDSIVILNEMFQLGCELDSRFYTRVIPIFCGLQNLEVGTRLFKMMKASNFAPDDVIYKNMIRCLCEHLCMDDAIKLFEEMMDISFSPDHEVNLDMIRVFCKLNKFDEAKKFLEEKNVTDACVHNALLESYCHRGNFHLAKEMFEEMVDRNIADTRSWDIFTGFLSEKTGINKVLECLSRMVVSAFVPGSATYSALIVGYCNNGNVKKALELFQRVRLKDWVLDSFSYDLLVECLCQRGKTREAAEVFSYMSSKGFTLQSTSFSVLIEKICVHGNIYIAIMLLSLARVTGTASSVATYNSILRRLSESYQKHYLLVIFSQMIVVGCTFDKETYCILIQTMATLNRIGDCITVFNLMFLEGLIPDSETLAYFLCYLASHLQMHSIYPSINKLVSKAGALDSAMYDMLVDGLWREGWKREARHMVDLMLEKGWVPNASTHGLLMGGSVGRKETVVKDNVSSILEEGLEKM; this is translated from the coding sequence ATGGCTATAAAACTCTTGCCGGTCGAGAGAATTTCAAGTAGGGTTTCTTTGAACgccttcctatcttcgatttcATGTGCGATTAAAATCCAAGCCACGGACGAGAATCATTCGAATTCCTCGACATTTGAGGCAAAGATGCAATTTTTAAAGGATAAGCTCCACCCGGATAGCTTAATCTCTGTATTGGACAGCACACCTGATTTGAACTCATCAGTGAGGCTATTTGAATGGGCTGCCCTACAGAAAAGATTCCACCACACTGCTCGTACTTATCAGAGCATGATTCTTAAGTTGGGCATGGCTGGAAATGTGGAGAAAATGGAGGATTTTTGTCATGAGATGGCAAAGGAGAAGTTCCCAGGTTTTGCAGATTCTTTCTTGGTGTTGATTGATTCGTTTGTTAGGAATCAGAGGCTCGATGAGGCTTTAAGGGTTCTTTATGTTATGAATTTAGGTAGTTTTAAGCCTTCCATAGAGGTGTTTAATGCCTTGATGGGTGCACTTGTGGATGAAAAGAAAGATTTTAAGGATGTTTTGTTTGTGTACAAAGAAATGGTGAAAGCCGGAGTACTTCCAAACGTTGATACATTGAATTACCTGTTGGAGGCTTTGTTTGAAGATGGGAAAGTTGATACAGCTGTGGATCAGTATGTGAGAATGCATAATAAAGGATGTATTCCTAATAGCAGGACTTTTGAGATACTAATAAGTGGTCTTGCTGCCACGAATCGAGTGGAAGATTCGATTGTTATATTGAATGAGATGTTTCAGCTTGGATGCGAGCTCGACTCTCGTTTTTATACTCGTGTGATACCAATATTCTGTGGGTTGCAAAATCTAGAAGTAGGAACGAGGCTGTTTAAGATGATGAAGGCCTCTAATTTTgcgccagatgatgtcattTATAAAAACATGATAAGGTGTTTGTGTGAGCATCTTTGCATGGATGATGCGATCAAACTTTTCGAAGAAATGATGGATATTAGCTTCTCACCCGATCATGAAGTCAATCTCGATATGATAAGAGTGTTCTGTAAGTTAAACAAATTTGACGAGGCCAAGAAGTTCTTAGAAGAGAAAAACGTGACAGATGCTTGTGTTCATAACGCACTTCTTGAGTCCTATTGCCACAGAGGCAATTTTCATCTGGCAAAAGAGATGTTCGAGGAAATGGTCGACAGGAATATAGCGGATACTCGTTCCTGGGATATCTTCACGGGGTTCCTCTCTGAGAAAACAGGGATCAATAAAGTGTTGGAATGTTTGTCTAGAATGGTGGTTTCTGCTTTCGTTCCAGGCTCTGCTACTTATTCTGCTCTTATTGTTGGTTACTGCAACAATGGAAATGTCAAGAAAGCTTTAGAATTGTTTCAGCGTGTAAGATTGAAAGATTGGGTTTTGGATTCTTTTTCCTATGACCTACTTGTCGAGTGTCTATGCCAGAGGGGAAAAACTCGAGAGGCTGCAGAAGTATTTTCATACATGTCTAGTAAGGGTTTTACTCTCCAATCCACCTCATTCAGTGTGTTGATTGAAAAAATTTGTGTGCATGGAAACATATACATAGCAATCATGTTATTATCATTGGCTCGTGTCACTGGTACGGCCTCGTCTGTTGCCACTTACAATAGTATTCTGCGCCGTTTGTCTGAGTCGTACCAGAAACATTATCTGCTGGTGATATTTTCACAAATGATTGTAGTTGGCTGCACCTTTGATAAGGAAACTTATTGCATTTTGATTCAGACTATGGCTACTCTGAACCGAATAGGAGATTGCATTACTGTCTTCAACTTAATGTTCCTGGAGGGCTTGATTCCAGATTCAGAAACATTAGCTTACTTCTTGTGTTACTTAGCAAGCCATTTGCAAATGCATTCGATTTATCCTTCAATAAATAAGCTCGTCTCCAAGGCGGGTGCTCTTGATTCAGCAATGTATGATATGCTGGTCGATGGCCTGTGGAGAGAGGGATGGAAACGTGAGGCGAGACATATGGTGGACTTAATGTTGGAAAAGGGTTGGGTCCCAAATGCTTCTACTCACGGATTGTTAATGGGAGGTTCTGTTGGAAGAAAAGAAACAGTAGTTAAAGATAATGTGAGTAGTATACTTGAAGAGGGCTTGGAGAAAATGTGA